From the Diospyros lotus cultivar Yz01 chromosome 13, ASM1463336v1, whole genome shotgun sequence genome, one window contains:
- the LOC127788175 gene encoding uncharacterized protein LOC127788175 — protein sequence MALVNLKQNQGESLKDFVARFNMEALSIKNFDHSVAMVAFQNALRPNPFAQSLAKTPSLSFMDILGWATKYINAEEVMQAKRAEYTEKKEQKKHSEENKGEDRKEDREKKHHPRWESSSFTPLNAPRAEILATIEGKDCLKKPLPMRAPCNKRNRNKYCRFHRDHGHDTKECHQLKEEIQQLINRGFLRGFVSRVMDSWKRRERRSQSPPPMRDRAEERDFCSEFAPDGEATASRGGSSTSPSVPYPCREGNPRSEGREGLRSGSNLRAELRKWELWWILVDPGSSSKILYRQAFLAFVGSGKGFPNLSGHAGYFGGRRGQSGLNALWVILSTYHMMMKFSTINGVGEVRGDLRSAWECYRASISVTRGAETPQGKRKKNSPKGETSGYKKDLEGKRDERPPPAISFLLEGSGI from the exons ATGGCCCTCGTTAACCTAAAGCAAAACCAGGGCGAGTCCTTGAAGGATTTTGTCGCGAGGTTTAATATGGAGGCCTTGAGCATCAAGAACTTCGACCATAGTGTcgctatggtggcattccagaatGCCCTAAGGCCTAACCCATTCGCTCAGTCATTGGCCAAAACTCCCTCGCTTTCGTTCATGGATATCCTTGGCTGGGCAACGAAGTATATTAATGCTGAGGAGGTTATGCAAGCAAAAAGAGCCGAATACACCGAGAAGAAAGAGCAAAAGAAGCATTCCGAAGAAAATAAGGGTGAAGATAGAAAGGAGGATCGAGAGAAGAAGCACCATCCTCGGTGGGAATCAAGCAGCTTTACCCCCTTGAATGCTCCAAGGGCGGAGATCCTCGCCACTATCGAGGGAAAAGACTGTTTGAAGAAGCCCCTGCCAATGAGGGCACCATGTAACAAGAGGAACCGAAATAAGTATTGTCGCTTCCATCGGGATCACGGGCACGATACGAAAGAATGCCAccagttaaaagaagagatccAACAGCTTATTAATCGGGGTTTCCTCAGGGGTTTTGTTTCCAGGGTAATGGACTCCTGGAAGAGGAGAGAGCGGCGTTCGCAGAGTCCTCCCCCCATGAGGGACCGAGCTGAAGAACGGGATTTTTGTTCGGAGTTTGCACCGGATGGAGAGGCCACCGCAAGCAGGGGAGGATCATCCACATCCCCCAGTGTTCCATACCCTTGTCGCGAGGGAAATCCCAGGAGCGAAGGGCGAGAAGGACTCAGGAGTGGCTCGAACCTCAGGG CTGAGCTTAGAAAGTGGGAGCTTTGGTGGATCCTAGTAGATCCAGGCAGTTCTTCAAAGATCTTGTACAGGCAAGCCTTCTTGG CTTTCGTTGGTTCTGGGAAAGGGTTCCCAAACCTCTCGGGTCATGCTGGATATTTTGGTGGCAGACGTGGACAATCAGGACTCAACGCTCTTTGGGTTATTCTTAGCACGTATCACATGATGATGaaattctccacaatcaatGGGGTAGGTGAAGTGCGAGGAGATTTGCGTTCGGCCTGGGAATGTTACAGGGCCTCCATAAGTGTGACAAGGGGTGCAGAGACCCCGcaagggaagaggaagaagaattcGCCGAAAGGGGAAACTTCTGGTTATAAAAAAGACTTGGAAGGGAAAAGAGATGAGAGACCCCCACCAGCCATTAGTTTTCTATTGGAGGGGTCGGGGATCTAA
- the LOC127788989 gene encoding uncharacterized protein LOC127788989 translates to MLAAKSPIAGDQIQQPKSARKPLQPRNSQANLPIDDRLKLKSKAQWIDISVMNDSNKENCHQLQPAPATVSSFDASLAEELSAIRQKNERLRLEKEKTEKILGDRDLVLEMNLKELITRGEFQKQLEIEVDRLFRLKELKSFCMKISPHRSLREKEQGRKIKEGQSQEMDAEESIESTSEITSPSNTSQIDTKK, encoded by the exons atGCTAGCAGCTAAATCTCCAATCGCCGGGGATCAGATCCAACAGCCGAAAAGTGCCCGGAAGCCTCTGCAACCGAGGAATTCTCAGGCGAACCTTCCGATCGACGACCGGCTCAAGCTGAAATCCAAGGCGCAATGGATCGACATCTCGGTGATGAACGATTCGAACAAGGAGAATTGCCACCAGCTCCAGCCGGCTCCGGCGACGGTCTCGTCGTTCGACGCGTCCCTCGCGGAGGAGCTCAGCGCGATCCGCCAGAAGAACGAGCGACTGAGACTGGAGAAAGAGAAGACGGAGAAGATCCTAGGGGATAGGGACTTGGTGCTGGAGATGAATCTCAAGGAGCTCATCACGAGAGGCGAATTTCAGAAGCAGCTCGAAATCGAGGTCGATAGGTTGTTTCGATTGAAAGAACTGAAGTCGTTTTGCATG AAAATATCACCACATCGATCGTTGAGAGAGAAGGAACAGGGCAGGAAGATAAAGGAAGGCCAATCACAG GAAATGGATGCTGAAGAGTCGATCGAATCTACAAGTGAGATTACATCACCAAGTAACACTTCCCAAATTGATACAAAGAAATGA